In one Deinococcus roseus genomic region, the following are encoded:
- a CDS encoding glycoside hydrolase family 43 protein: MPHLHNPILKGFNPDPSILRVGEDYYIATSTFEWFPGVQIHHSRDLVNWRLLTRPLNRLSQLDMRGNTDSAGIWAPCLTHDGEKFFLIYTDVKHWKPDSPFKDTHNYLVTAENIEGPWSEPIHLNSSGFDPSLFHDDDGKKWLLNMRWDHRQGNHPFSGIVLQEYDAKRQKLVGDIHTIFYGTSLQVTEGPHIYKKDGWYYLLTAEGGTTYEHAVTFARSRSLFGPYEVHPENPLLTSFGKPELALQKAGHGSLVDTPTGDWYLAHLAGRPLEGPEAPSRHCNLGRETSLQPVRWDADGWPRVPHGNHPELTVEVNLPAHPWPAEPVRDEFDTETLSIHWQSMRVPMEENWVSLHARPGHLRLIGRESPVSAHQQSLIGRRLQAHHARARTVLEFQPHNFQQMAGLSAYYNTSNWVFLHLTHDDVLGRHLRLGQCENGKYSEWTETLPVQQVPIHLGVTFQGEHFGFEVSLNGQDWQPFGPQYDSWKLSDEHCGGLSFTGTFVALSAHDMSGQGCPADFDHFEYQEFDGETNLQQTLLEVEA, translated from the coding sequence ATGCCACACCTGCACAACCCCATCCTCAAAGGCTTCAATCCTGACCCCAGCATCCTGCGGGTGGGAGAGGATTATTACATCGCCACTTCTACATTTGAATGGTTTCCCGGAGTGCAAATCCACCACTCCCGTGATCTGGTGAACTGGCGGCTGCTGACCCGCCCCCTGAATCGACTTTCCCAGCTGGACATGCGCGGAAACACCGACAGTGCAGGCATCTGGGCCCCCTGCCTGACCCATGATGGGGAAAAATTCTTTCTGATTTACACCGATGTCAAACACTGGAAACCCGACAGCCCTTTCAAGGACACCCACAATTATCTGGTGACTGCTGAAAACATTGAGGGTCCCTGGAGTGAACCCATCCACCTGAACAGCAGCGGTTTTGACCCCAGCCTCTTTCACGATGACGACGGCAAAAAGTGGCTGCTGAACATGCGCTGGGACCACCGTCAGGGCAACCATCCCTTTTCTGGCATTGTGCTGCAGGAATACGATGCAAAACGGCAAAAACTGGTGGGCGACATCCACACCATCTTTTACGGCACCTCCCTGCAAGTCACCGAAGGACCGCACATCTACAAAAAAGACGGCTGGTATTATTTGCTCACTGCAGAGGGCGGAACCACCTACGAACATGCCGTGACTTTTGCACGCTCCAGAAGCCTGTTCGGTCCTTACGAGGTGCATCCAGAGAACCCCCTGCTGACCAGCTTCGGGAAGCCTGAACTGGCCCTCCAGAAAGCGGGACACGGCTCACTGGTGGACACCCCCACCGGAGACTGGTATCTGGCCCACCTTGCAGGTAGACCGCTGGAAGGCCCGGAAGCCCCCAGCAGGCACTGCAATCTGGGACGGGAAACCTCCCTGCAACCCGTGCGCTGGGATGCAGATGGCTGGCCCAGGGTGCCGCATGGCAACCACCCTGAATTGACTGTGGAAGTCAACCTTCCTGCCCACCCCTGGCCTGCAGAACCTGTGCGGGATGAATTTGACACCGAAACCCTCAGCATCCACTGGCAATCCATGCGGGTGCCCATGGAGGAAAACTGGGTGAGCCTGCATGCACGCCCCGGACACCTGCGCCTGATCGGACGGGAATCTCCGGTGTCTGCCCACCAGCAAAGCCTGATCGGTCGCAGGTTGCAGGCCCACCATGCCCGTGCCCGCACCGTCCTGGAATTCCAGCCCCACAACTTTCAGCAGATGGCTGGACTGAGCGCTTACTACAACACCAGCAACTGGGTTTTCTTGCACCTCACCCACGATGACGTGCTGGGCAGGCACCTGCGTCTGGGCCAGTGCGAGAACGGCAAGTACAGCGAATGGACCGAAACCCTGCCCGTTCAGCAAGTTCCCATTCATCTGGGTGTGACCTTTCAGGGAGAGCACTTCGGGTTTGAGGTCAGCCTGAACGGACAGGACTGGCAGCCTTTTGGACCCCAGTACGACAGCTGGAAACTCTCTGATGAGCACTGCGGTGGGCTGTCCTTCACTGGAACTTTTGTGGCCCTCTCTGCCCACGACATGAGCGGGCAGGGATGCCCCGCAGATTTTGACCACTTTGAGTACCAGGAGTTTGATGGGGAAACAAACCTGCAGCAAACCCTGCTGGAAGTCGAAGCCTGA
- a CDS encoding urease subunit alpha, with protein sequence MKLKRSDYARLYGPTKGDRIRLADTELLLKIEEDYTTYGEEVVFGGGKVIRDGLGQGQNTRASGSPDLVITNAILLDWWGIVKADVGVRDGRIVAIGKAGNPDIQDGVTPGLEIGPGTEIIAGERKILTAGGIDTHIHFIAPQQAWEALYSGVTTMIGGGTGPAEGTKATTCTPGLWNLHRMLESLEAFPLNFGLLGKGNASLPEALEEQVLAGAIGLKLHEDWGTTPSAIDTCLSVAEKYDVQVAIHTDTLNESGYVEDTLKAFKDRVIHTYHSEGAGGGHAPDILRVLAFDNVLPSSTNPTMPYTINTLEEHLDMLMVCHHLSPQVPEDVAFAESRIRPETMGAEDVLHDLGAISMMSSDSQAMGRVGEVILRTWQTAHKMKLERGALDGDRDADNARIKRYVSKYTINPALAHGIADHVGSIEVGKLADLVLWNPAFFGIKPELIIKGGFIAASLMGDPNASIPTPEPVRYRPMFGAFGKATSKTSVHFVSQVSLEQGNLPELSRTCLAVKGCRSVKKSDLKHNGLLPNIKVNPETYEVTIDGEPIHSEAAKELPMSQRYFLF encoded by the coding sequence CAAAGGAGACCGGATCCGTCTGGCAGACACCGAACTGCTGCTCAAGATCGAGGAGGATTACACCACCTACGGCGAGGAAGTGGTGTTTGGAGGCGGGAAGGTCATCCGGGATGGCCTGGGACAGGGCCAGAACACCCGTGCTTCGGGCAGTCCTGATCTGGTGATCACCAATGCCATTTTGCTGGACTGGTGGGGCATCGTGAAGGCCGATGTGGGGGTCCGGGATGGACGGATTGTGGCCATCGGCAAGGCGGGAAACCCGGACATTCAGGATGGGGTGACGCCAGGACTGGAGATTGGGCCAGGCACCGAAATTATTGCCGGGGAACGCAAAATTCTGACCGCTGGTGGCATTGACACCCACATTCACTTCATTGCTCCTCAGCAGGCCTGGGAAGCCCTGTACTCTGGTGTGACCACCATGATCGGTGGGGGAACCGGACCTGCAGAAGGCACCAAGGCCACCACCTGCACACCGGGTCTGTGGAACCTGCACCGCATGCTGGAAAGTTTAGAGGCCTTCCCGCTGAATTTCGGACTGCTGGGCAAAGGGAATGCCAGCTTGCCTGAAGCTCTGGAAGAACAGGTTCTGGCTGGAGCCATCGGCCTGAAACTCCACGAGGACTGGGGCACCACCCCCTCTGCCATCGACACCTGCCTGAGTGTGGCAGAGAAATATGACGTGCAGGTCGCCATCCACACCGACACCCTCAACGAGAGCGGGTATGTGGAAGACACCCTGAAGGCTTTCAAGGACCGGGTCATCCACACCTACCACTCTGAAGGTGCAGGGGGAGGCCACGCTCCAGACATTCTGCGTGTGCTTGCCTTCGACAACGTGCTTCCCAGCAGCACCAATCCCACCATGCCTTACACCATCAACACGCTGGAAGAACACCTCGACATGCTGATGGTCTGTCACCACCTCTCGCCCCAGGTGCCGGAAGATGTGGCTTTTGCAGAATCCCGCATCCGGCCTGAAACGATGGGTGCAGAAGATGTGCTGCACGACCTGGGGGCCATCAGCATGATGTCCAGTGACTCCCAGGCCATGGGACGGGTCGGTGAGGTGATCCTGCGCACCTGGCAGACCGCCCACAAGATGAAACTGGAGCGGGGTGCCCTGGATGGGGACAGAGATGCAGACAACGCACGCATCAAACGGTATGTCTCCAAATACACCATCAACCCTGCACTGGCGCACGGCATTGCAGACCATGTGGGCAGCATCGAGGTGGGCAAACTGGCCGATCTGGTGCTGTGGAACCCTGCCTTTTTTGGCATCAAGCCCGAATTGATCATCAAAGGTGGTTTCATTGCGGCGTCTTTGATGGGAGACCCCAATGCCAGCATTCCCACCCCTGAACCGGTGCGTTACCGTCCGATGTTCGGGGCGTTCGGGAAGGCCACCTCAAAAACCAGTGTGCATTTTGTGTCTCAGGTGTCGCTGGAGCAGGGGAATTTGCCTGAACTGTCCCGCACCTGCCTGGCGGTCAAAGGATGCCGTTCAGTGAAGAAATCTGACCTGAAACACAATGGCCTCCTCCCCAACATCAAGGTGAACCCCGAAACCTACGAGGTGACCATCGACGGCGAACCCATCCATTCAGAGGCTGCAAAAGAGCTGCCCATGTCCCAGCGGTATTTTCTTTTCTGA
- a CDS encoding isocitrate lyase/PEP mutase family protein: MTHDAFIQQQILKGQQFKALHEAPGILVTPNPWDAGTARILTALGFKALSTTSAGLAYTLGVQDCTAGFSREQNILNARAVADATHLPVAADLENGYGDRPEDAAETLRLSALEGGMVGGSIEDATTRPEKPIYDFQLSVERVAAAAEAARALPFPFTFVARAENFLHGVRDLDDTIRRLQAYEQAGADVLFAPGLRSLEEIKLICQAIKKPVNVNAGSKGFPHSVADLQQVGVKRVSLGGGLAKAALAAFTRAAIEVQEHGTVDFLAAAHAVDFAELMYREHQNA; this comes from the coding sequence ATGACCCATGATGCTTTCATTCAGCAGCAGATCCTCAAAGGCCAGCAATTCAAAGCCCTCCATGAAGCTCCGGGCATTTTGGTCACGCCCAACCCCTGGGATGCTGGAACCGCCCGCATCCTGACCGCTCTGGGGTTCAAGGCCCTCTCCACCACCAGTGCAGGGCTGGCCTACACCCTGGGGGTTCAGGATTGCACGGCCGGTTTTTCCAGAGAACAGAACATTCTCAATGCCCGTGCTGTTGCGGATGCCACCCATCTGCCTGTGGCTGCAGACCTGGAGAACGGTTATGGTGACCGCCCGGAAGATGCAGCAGAAACCCTCCGTCTGTCTGCGCTGGAAGGGGGCATGGTGGGTGGGTCCATTGAGGATGCCACCACCCGTCCCGAAAAACCGATTTATGATTTCCAACTCAGTGTGGAGCGGGTTGCTGCCGCAGCAGAAGCGGCCCGTGCCCTGCCCTTTCCTTTCACTTTTGTGGCCCGTGCAGAGAACTTTTTGCATGGCGTCCGGGATCTGGATGACACCATTCGCAGGCTGCAGGCCTATGAACAGGCCGGGGCAGATGTGCTGTTCGCTCCAGGGCTGCGTTCGCTGGAGGAGATCAAACTCATCTGTCAGGCCATCAAAAAACCCGTGAATGTCAATGCAGGCAGCAAAGGCTTTCCGCATTCTGTGGCGGATTTGCAGCAGGTGGGGGTCAAACGGGTCAGCCTGGGAGGAGGGCTGGCCAAAGCAGCGCTGGCCGCTTTCACCCGAGCGGCCATAGAGGTGCAGGAACACGGAACGGTGGACTTTCTGGCGGCTGCCCATGCTGTGGATTTTGCAGAATTGATGTACAGAGAGCACCAGAACGCCTGA
- the ureG gene encoding urease accessory protein UreG — MTVKIGVGGPVGSGKTALLEKLCKKLRDEYSIAVITNDIYCYEDAEILARAEALPLHRIRGVQTGGCPHTAIREDPSINQEAVDEMLEALPDLDILFIESGGDNLASSFSPELVDVFIFVLDVSGGEKVPRKGGPGIVRSDLLVINKIDLAPLVGASLEVMERDTRVQRGTRPHVFTSLKNEDGLNAVIQWIKQDVLFEDSSFSLGGH, encoded by the coding sequence ATGACCGTCAAAATTGGTGTGGGAGGACCCGTTGGCAGCGGCAAAACCGCCCTGCTGGAGAAGCTCTGCAAGAAACTGCGCGATGAATACAGCATTGCAGTGATCACCAACGACATCTACTGTTATGAAGATGCAGAAATTCTGGCCCGTGCAGAGGCGCTTCCCCTGCACCGCATCCGGGGCGTGCAAACCGGAGGCTGCCCGCACACCGCCATCCGTGAGGACCCCAGCATCAACCAGGAGGCTGTGGATGAAATGCTGGAAGCCCTTCCCGATCTGGACATCCTGTTCATCGAGTCTGGAGGGGACAATCTCGCCTCGTCTTTCAGTCCGGAACTGGTGGATGTGTTCATTTTTGTGCTGGATGTCAGCGGAGGAGAGAAAGTGCCCAGAAAAGGCGGACCGGGCATAGTGCGCTCGGATTTGCTGGTCATCAACAAGATCGACCTGGCCCCTCTGGTGGGCGCAAGCCTGGAAGTGATGGAACGGGACACCCGGGTGCAGCGTGGAACGCGCCCACATGTGTTCACCAGCCTGAAAAACGAAGATGGTCTGAATGCGGTGATCCAGTGGATCAAGCAGGATGTGCTCTTCGAGGACTCCTCCTTTTCACTGGGAGGACACTGA
- a CDS encoding urease accessory protein UreF, whose amino-acid sequence MKHRLILQQMFDSQFPLGGFAHSGGLESYTAQPLKPPQLLALLGNHIRLGGLRLEVSAMALVYADSDPEQLAQELTAWKSTPTSLHASTALGKRLIKLARRLWGVELPKLSEQHFALQCALLGRQLHLPLEDLCLAYSQAQITSMLSACTRCMPLSPEQAQEILLGLQDTLLSETLQRIQQPELSSAMPALDLRSHQQAFLYTRLFQS is encoded by the coding sequence ATGAAACACCGCCTGATCCTGCAACAGATGTTTGATTCCCAGTTCCCTCTGGGGGGGTTTGCCCACTCTGGAGGGCTGGAATCTTACACGGCACAGCCCCTGAAACCCCCGCAACTCCTGGCCTTGCTGGGCAACCACATCCGTCTGGGAGGGCTCAGGCTGGAGGTCAGTGCCATGGCCCTGGTTTATGCGGACAGTGACCCGGAACAATTGGCCCAGGAACTGACCGCCTGGAAATCCACCCCCACCAGTTTGCACGCCAGCACCGCACTGGGAAAACGCCTGATCAAACTGGCCAGACGCCTGTGGGGTGTGGAATTGCCAAAGCTTTCTGAACAGCACTTTGCCCTCCAGTGTGCCCTGCTGGGACGGCAGTTGCACCTCCCCCTGGAAGATTTGTGTCTGGCCTACAGCCAGGCCCAGATCACCAGCATGCTCTCGGCCTGCACGCGCTGCATGCCCCTCAGCCCCGAACAGGCCCAGGAAATCCTGCTGGGTTTGCAAGACACCCTGCTCTCAGAAACCCTGCAACGCATCCAGCAGCCCGAACTGAGCAGTGCCATGCCCGCCCTGGATTTGCGTTCCCATCAGCAGGCTTTTCTGTACACGAGGCTGTTCCAGTCGTAA
- a CDS encoding metal-dependent transcriptional regulator: MRFLDLSPSSQDCLKHLHHLGGRSTTGKLAEHLCLAPASVNSMLKKLKQCGLVEQLPYGPVSLTPAGLQLAWDLLRHHQLLVLYLHRVLGYSPEEAHQEAETLEHHISHKLEHQLYERLGRPLLDLEGLPIPPTRFTQRSTTP; encoded by the coding sequence ATGAGATTTCTGGACCTGAGTCCCTCCAGTCAGGATTGCCTCAAACACCTCCACCATCTGGGAGGTCGTTCCACCACAGGAAAACTGGCCGAGCACCTCTGCCTTGCCCCTGCCTCGGTGAACAGCATGCTGAAAAAACTCAAACAGTGCGGTCTGGTCGAGCAGCTTCCCTATGGCCCGGTCAGCCTCACACCTGCAGGACTGCAACTGGCCTGGGACCTCTTGCGGCACCACCAGCTTCTGGTGCTGTATTTGCATCGGGTGCTGGGGTATTCACCAGAAGAAGCCCATCAGGAAGCAGAAACCCTGGAGCACCACATCAGCCACAAACTAGAACACCAGCTTTACGAGCGGCTGGGACGGCCCCTGCTGGACCTCGAAGGCCTGCCCATCCCCCCCACCAGGTTCACCCAAAGGAGCACCACTCCATGA
- a CDS encoding urease accessory protein UreD, protein MHSVLRLEFGLKAGRTVLKQQYASGAMKVVRPFEAGEYALLQIASVTPGIHNGDRYELSVSLQEGAKVILLNQSATKLHGKRAGCALHDIQIQVAGGAHLEYYPGLTIPFMDAHYQQKTRIELAAGAQFGMLESWSAGRLERGEQWEFQSLQSHIQVNLQGKPLYRDAFHLAGHPLEGLTDQHTLWASGFWHGLPVLPAAFQDGAQLAGWGVTRSGGQYFRMLGSDTLEFQRALTAYITERWQVTSGMQIPWKRYASGVFL, encoded by the coding sequence ATGCACAGTGTGCTGCGTCTGGAATTTGGCCTCAAAGCGGGCCGCACGGTTCTGAAGCAGCAGTACGCCTCTGGAGCCATGAAGGTGGTGCGTCCCTTCGAGGCGGGGGAATACGCCCTGCTGCAGATCGCCAGTGTTACGCCGGGCATTCACAATGGGGACCGGTATGAACTGTCTGTAAGTCTGCAAGAGGGTGCAAAGGTCATTTTGCTGAACCAGTCTGCCACCAAATTGCATGGCAAGCGGGCCGGTTGTGCCCTGCACGACATCCAGATTCAGGTTGCAGGAGGGGCACATCTGGAATATTATCCGGGCCTGACCATCCCTTTTATGGATGCGCATTACCAGCAAAAAACCCGAATTGAGCTTGCTGCTGGGGCACAATTCGGCATGCTGGAAAGCTGGAGTGCTGGTCGCCTGGAGCGCGGAGAACAGTGGGAATTCCAGTCTTTGCAAAGCCACATTCAGGTGAACCTGCAAGGGAAGCCCCTCTACAGGGATGCTTTTCACCTTGCAGGGCATCCCCTGGAAGGCCTGACCGACCAGCACACCCTGTGGGCCAGCGGGTTCTGGCATGGTCTTCCTGTGTTGCCTGCCGCTTTTCAGGATGGAGCACAGCTTGCGGGCTGGGGTGTCACCAGATCAGGAGGGCAATACTTCAGGATGCTGGGTTCAGACACCCTGGAATTCCAGCGGGCCTTGACGGCTTACATCACAGAGCGCTGGCAGGTCACCTCAGGGATGCAGATTCCCTGGAAACGCTATGCCAGCGGGGTGTTTCTGTGA
- a CDS encoding LacI family DNA-binding transcriptional regulator, translated as MPRQSLTCPVAHLELATGHEPPLSSSTSQRALPEEEAAVVRLGMVAPLDHPLSSEILQGIQQEVGSALCWSVVAGQPWQTAPGLSAVLGESLDLLILLDGAFHPTEYAALAAQYPTLTIGPHSHFRDNHVQLDAVAASELATRHLLEMGHQHIAFVGSCQHGLLALHQKGFLDAIGKTAAPLLLAGDGSEKSGHDAVLDLLARQIPFTALITSNARMASGARLALYRRGLQVPHDVSLLALEDTSSTPCMIPPLTTVHFPGEQLGQHIACALLLNQIQPPLPHVLLPALLLRESTTSPRTS; from the coding sequence ATGCCCAGACAATCGCTGACTTGCCCGGTTGCACACCTCGAACTTGCAACTGGCCATGAACCCCCCCTTTCCAGCAGCACATCACAACGCGCCTTGCCTGAAGAGGAGGCAGCCGTGGTGCGTCTGGGCATGGTGGCTCCACTGGACCACCCCCTCAGCAGCGAAATTCTGCAAGGCATTCAGCAGGAGGTGGGCTCAGCCCTGTGCTGGTCGGTGGTGGCAGGCCAGCCCTGGCAAACCGCCCCTGGCCTCTCTGCAGTGCTGGGGGAGTCTCTGGATTTGCTGATCCTGCTGGACGGGGCTTTTCATCCCACCGAATATGCAGCCCTGGCTGCGCAGTACCCCACCCTCACCATCGGGCCCCATTCCCATTTCCGGGACAACCATGTGCAACTGGATGCGGTGGCCGCCTCTGAACTGGCCACCCGTCACCTGCTGGAGATGGGACACCAGCACATCGCTTTTGTGGGATCCTGCCAGCATGGACTGCTGGCATTGCACCAGAAAGGGTTCCTGGATGCCATTGGGAAAACAGCTGCTCCCCTGCTGCTGGCAGGAGATGGGAGTGAGAAATCAGGACATGACGCCGTGCTGGATTTGCTGGCTCGACAGATCCCCTTCACCGCCCTGATCACCAGCAATGCCCGCATGGCCAGCGGAGCCCGACTGGCCCTGTACCGCAGAGGCCTGCAGGTGCCCCATGACGTTTCCCTGCTGGCCCTGGAAGACACCTCCAGCACCCCCTGCATGATTCCTCCGCTCACCACCGTGCACTTTCCCGGAGAGCAACTCGGACAGCACATCGCCTGTGCCCTGCTGCTGAACCAGATCCAGCCTCCCCTGCCGCATGTTTTGCTTCCTGCCCTGCTGTTGCGGGAATCCACCACTTCACCCAGAACATCCTGA